In Terriglobales bacterium, one genomic interval encodes:
- a CDS encoding beta-propeller fold lactonase family protein, giving the protein MSEVVVSIQRRCRRLSGRAVSIVVLLLLFGAYVACGGGGSAAKLYVVGLGLPDVQSFSVASSGTLSADTTVFGTGSRPDAIVLTHHFAYVLNAASAAQPGAISEFALKSNGTLSPARTATVLSTTTLSATPPKTGLNPLAMVADSKAKFVFVANQGSNSISVYSIDGSTGLLTEVAGSPFATGAGPSGLAVVSSTLFVANQGAGTISIYSFDQNGALTAAGSPVAAGVAPTALDVDSSGKLLYAADQGGNTVLAFTISGNSLAPVSGSPFAAGTTPVHVRVIGSAVFVANAGSNNVSAYSISSGSGALAAVSGSPFAAGTTPVFIASGNGGKTAYVANQGSNNISAFEIGSGGALSAVSSSPFATLAASPTALASNN; this is encoded by the coding sequence ATGAGCGAAGTGGTCGTGTCCATTCAGCGGCGGTGCCGGAGGCTTAGCGGCCGGGCAGTTTCGATCGTAGTCTTGTTGCTTCTGTTCGGAGCCTACGTCGCCTGCGGTGGTGGCGGCAGCGCGGCGAAACTCTACGTCGTCGGCCTCGGTCTTCCCGATGTCCAGTCATTTTCAGTTGCCAGTTCCGGCACTTTATCAGCGGACACGACAGTGTTTGGAACGGGTTCGCGTCCGGACGCAATCGTGCTCACACACCACTTCGCCTACGTGCTCAATGCAGCGAGTGCTGCGCAGCCAGGCGCAATATCGGAGTTTGCGCTCAAGAGCAATGGGACGTTGTCACCGGCGCGAACCGCAACCGTTCTCTCCACCACCACTCTGTCCGCCACTCCTCCGAAAACGGGCTTGAATCCTCTGGCAATGGTGGCCGACTCGAAAGCTAAGTTTGTTTTCGTTGCCAATCAAGGTTCCAATTCGATTTCTGTGTACAGCATCGACGGCAGCACGGGCCTGTTGACGGAGGTCGCCGGTTCGCCATTTGCGACTGGCGCAGGGCCCAGCGGGCTGGCAGTGGTTTCTAGTACATTATTCGTTGCCAACCAGGGCGCAGGAACGATTTCGATTTATTCCTTCGACCAGAACGGCGCTCTGACGGCAGCCGGCTCGCCGGTTGCGGCGGGCGTGGCTCCCACCGCGCTCGATGTCGATTCCAGCGGCAAGTTACTCTACGCTGCCGACCAGGGCGGCAACACCGTCCTGGCGTTTACGATTTCAGGAAACTCGCTGGCGCCGGTATCCGGATCGCCTTTTGCCGCCGGCACTACCCCGGTTCACGTGCGCGTGATTGGCAGTGCCGTCTTCGTGGCGAACGCCGGTTCCAATAACGTTTCCGCGTACTCGATCTCAAGTGGGTCCGGCGCACTGGCCGCCGTGAGCGGCTCGCCCTTTGCCGCGGGAACCACGCCGGTGTTTATCGCTTCCGGGAATGGCGGCAAGACCGCCTATGTCGCCAACCAGGGATCGAACAACATATCTGCCTTTGAGATCGGAAGCGGGGGAGCGTTGAGCGCGGTCAGCAGTTCGCCTTTTGCGACCCTCGCCGCCAGTCCTACCGCCCTGGCCAGCAACAATTAA
- a CDS encoding cupin domain-containing protein, translating to MSIAKAHIVHSGKARGPRNVRFDIFGDQIVIKLGHADTDGSYAIMESVTPPQGGPPLHRHSREDESFYIIEGDFVFEVDGEQVPAGPGCTLFAPRGTAHTFQNVGNTTGRLLVIVQPAGLDIFFDEVAQVTSGMAQPDLQVIAPLFQKYGLELLGPPMGARVAASAGR from the coding sequence ATGAGCATCGCCAAAGCCCACATCGTCCATTCCGGCAAGGCCCGGGGCCCGCGCAACGTCCGCTTCGACATCTTTGGCGACCAGATCGTGATCAAGCTCGGCCACGCCGACACCGACGGCAGCTACGCGATCATGGAAAGCGTCACGCCACCCCAGGGCGGCCCGCCGCTGCACCGCCACAGTCGTGAAGACGAATCCTTCTACATCATCGAAGGTGATTTTGTATTTGAAGTTGACGGCGAACAGGTTCCCGCCGGACCCGGCTGCACTCTGTTCGCGCCGCGCGGCACGGCGCACACGTTCCAGAACGTAGGCAATACGACAGGGCGTTTGCTGGTGATCGTGCAGCCTGCCGGTCTCGACATTTTCTTCGATGAAGTTGCCCAGGTCACTTCCGGCATGGCTCAGCCCGACCTGCAAGTCATTGCGCCGCTATTCCAGAAGTACGGCCTTGAGTTGCTGGGACCGCCAATGGGAGCCAGAGTTGCCGCCAGCGCCGGACGCTAG
- a CDS encoding tetratricopeptide repeat protein: protein MSSTAQLARTEAPSIFRQQRSWLAPALISGVVCLVYLGTVGFQFVYDDPFQIVDNSWLSWHYIPQYFTKHVWAFAGISGVYWRPLFLLWLLFQHALFGTSPAGFHAFTVLLHALATVLVYGLALRLTRDRATAIIAALIFGVHPALIESVAWVSGCTDPLLACWLIAAFLAFLNWREYHSGPWLLASLGAYALALMSKEPAVMLLPLVSVFTFLVAATDSGWIPRARSAAMAVLPYLPLTLIYGLIHHIIEARMDRSGNPATPLKMALTAPSLLLFYLRLLVFPWPISPEYEMKLVPRFSTTAVLLPSIALIAIFVAIYAWTRFLARTGDDRSARVVRFASLWMLLPIMPVLYIAALAAQDFAHARYLYLSCIGFALLLACAIRRVPGPEHRALNVPLTQAAIATVIIGALAVGNIMQQGHWASNLLLFYRGTRIAPHNPIALTGLGIEMGKRRQYDKALALLHDAMDQDAWDQHTNFSLGYTYYLMGRYIEAEPYLERGVEIRPEDVHADQFAYVAMTELKLGKLPKAEWAIRQSVQRQPHSEKYHYALGLILEQQGKAADAARAFEATLAINPGNADARARMVRLQGAAQ, encoded by the coding sequence ATGAGTTCCACTGCGCAACTTGCCCGTACCGAGGCGCCGAGCATTTTCCGGCAGCAGAGGAGTTGGCTGGCGCCCGCGCTGATCAGCGGTGTGGTGTGCCTGGTCTACCTGGGGACGGTCGGCTTCCAATTCGTTTACGACGATCCCTTCCAGATCGTCGACAACTCCTGGCTTTCCTGGCACTACATCCCGCAATACTTCACCAAGCACGTGTGGGCATTCGCGGGAATTTCGGGCGTCTACTGGCGGCCGCTGTTTTTGCTGTGGCTGCTGTTCCAACACGCCCTGTTCGGCACCAGTCCTGCCGGCTTCCATGCTTTCACCGTACTGCTCCATGCGTTGGCGACGGTCCTGGTGTACGGCTTGGCGCTGCGCCTGACGCGTGACCGCGCCACCGCAATCATCGCGGCGCTGATTTTTGGCGTGCACCCGGCCCTGATCGAAAGTGTCGCCTGGGTTTCCGGATGCACCGACCCGCTGCTGGCCTGCTGGCTAATCGCGGCATTCCTCGCCTTCCTCAATTGGCGTGAGTACCACTCCGGCCCCTGGCTCCTGGCCAGCCTCGGCGCGTACGCGCTGGCGCTCATGTCGAAAGAACCCGCGGTCATGCTGCTGCCGCTGGTCTCCGTGTTTACATTTCTTGTGGCCGCGACAGATTCTGGCTGGATCCCCCGCGCTCGTTCTGCCGCAATGGCAGTCTTACCGTACCTGCCCCTGACCCTGATCTACGGTTTGATTCACCACATCATCGAAGCGCGGATGGACAGGAGTGGCAATCCCGCGACCCCGCTGAAGATGGCGCTCACCGCGCCTTCGCTCTTGCTGTTTTACCTCCGCCTGCTCGTATTTCCCTGGCCCATCAGTCCGGAGTACGAGATGAAGCTGGTGCCGCGCTTCAGCACTACGGCGGTGTTGCTGCCATCGATCGCACTCATCGCGATTTTCGTCGCCATTTACGCATGGACGCGGTTCCTGGCGCGGACCGGCGACGACCGCAGTGCGCGCGTCGTCCGCTTTGCTTCTCTCTGGATGTTGCTGCCCATCATGCCCGTACTTTATATCGCGGCGCTGGCGGCGCAGGATTTCGCCCACGCCCGCTATCTTTACCTGTCGTGCATTGGTTTTGCCTTGCTGCTGGCCTGTGCCATTCGCCGGGTTCCCGGACCCGAACATAGGGCGCTGAATGTGCCCTTGACGCAGGCTGCAATCGCGACCGTGATTATCGGGGCGCTGGCAGTCGGCAATATCATGCAACAGGGGCACTGGGCCAGCAATCTGCTGCTGTTCTATCGCGGAACGCGAATCGCGCCTCACAATCCGATTGCGCTCACCGGCCTGGGCATTGAGATGGGCAAACGCCGGCAGTACGACAAGGCCCTCGCGCTGTTGCATGATGCGATGGACCAGGATGCCTGGGATCAGCACACCAACTTTAGTCTCGGCTATACCTATTACCTGATGGGCCGTTACATCGAAGCCGAGCCCTACCTGGAACGCGGAGTCGAGATTCGTCCCGAGGACGTCCATGCCGACCAGTTTGCCTACGTCGCGATGACTGAATTGAAGCTGGGCAAGCTGCCGAAGGCGGAGTGGGCCATTCGCCAGTCCGTGCAACGCCAGCCGCACAGCGAGAAATATCACTATGCCTTAGGCTTGATCCTGGAACAGCAAGGCAAAGCTGCCGACGCCGCACGCGCCTTCGAGGCTACTCTCGCCATCAACCCCGGGAACGCCGACGCCCGCGCCCGCATGGTTCGATTGCAGGGCGCTGCACAGTGA
- a CDS encoding ABC transporter permease, with amino-acid sequence MKIQRSLSFREPATIALESLWAHKLRSFLTLLGVIIAVTALIGVVSAVNGLNTYVAERLANFGVNVFYVTRFPIITNAKDFLQARRHNRKIDVNDFEYLRDHMVLADAVGAQDWRTMDVRSGNQNIEDVTIRGATANIIDLSTDKVARGRFFSETEYEHRMNVAFIGSDVADRFFASVDPVGKNIMINGVGFEVIGVADRNGTAFGQSQDNFVYVPLTALLKSWGQEGPNTSGLWVAVKSSSPAVMEQAKDQAKAFMRARRHERFEEPDRFGIISSESVTGLWNQIFGGLANASIGIVSVFLVIGGIVIMNIMLATVTERTHEIGLRKSLGARRRDILLQFMVESSVMAAVGGFLGVAAAFVVTLTVRSLTSMPMRTPINAVILSLVVSTVIGLFFGLWPALKAAKLDPVVALRAEL; translated from the coding sequence ATGAAAATTCAGCGCTCCTTGAGCTTTCGTGAGCCGGCCACCATTGCCCTGGAAAGCTTGTGGGCACACAAGCTGCGCTCGTTCCTGACCTTGCTGGGCGTGATCATCGCGGTCACGGCCCTGATTGGCGTGGTGTCGGCCGTCAATGGGCTGAACACGTACGTGGCCGAGCGGCTGGCCAATTTCGGCGTGAATGTGTTCTATGTCACCCGATTTCCGATCATCACCAATGCCAAGGATTTCCTGCAGGCACGGCGCCACAACCGCAAGATTGACGTCAACGATTTCGAGTACCTGCGCGATCACATGGTTCTAGCCGACGCGGTCGGCGCCCAGGACTGGCGCACCATGGACGTTCGCTCCGGCAACCAGAACATCGAGGACGTCACCATTCGCGGCGCCACCGCCAATATCATTGACCTTTCGACCGACAAAGTCGCGCGCGGCCGTTTCTTCAGCGAAACCGAGTACGAGCACCGCATGAATGTAGCCTTCATTGGCAGCGATGTGGCGGACCGCTTCTTTGCCAGCGTCGATCCGGTGGGCAAGAACATCATGATCAACGGGGTGGGATTCGAAGTCATCGGTGTGGCTGACAGAAACGGCACCGCCTTCGGCCAGAGCCAGGACAATTTCGTTTACGTTCCCTTGACCGCGCTGCTCAAGAGTTGGGGACAGGAAGGTCCCAACACTTCCGGCCTGTGGGTGGCGGTCAAGTCAAGTTCGCCCGCGGTCATGGAGCAGGCGAAGGACCAGGCCAAGGCCTTCATGCGAGCCCGACGGCACGAGCGCTTCGAAGAACCGGACCGGTTCGGCATCATCTCCAGCGAGTCGGTGACCGGGCTTTGGAACCAGATCTTCGGGGGGCTGGCCAACGCCTCCATCGGCATTGTTTCGGTGTTCCTGGTCATTGGCGGCATCGTGATCATGAACATCATGCTGGCGACGGTTACCGAGCGGACGCACGAGATCGGCCTGCGCAAATCGCTGGGCGCCCGCAGGCGCGACATCCTGCTGCAATTCATGGTCGAGTCATCTGTCATGGCGGCGGTGGGAGGTTTCCTCGGTGTTGCGGCTGCCTTTGTGGTGACCTTGACGGTTCGCAGCCTGACCTCGATGCCGATGCGGACTCCGATCAACGCCGTCATTCTCTCGCTCGTCGTTTCCACCGTCATTGGGTTGTTTTTTGGTCTGTGGCCGGCTTTGAAAGCCGCCAAGCTGGATCCCGTCGTCGCGTTGCGGGCAGAGTTGTAA
- a CDS encoding ABC transporter permease, producing the protein MPLLTTSKRQSLRENVIMALDTLRNNKLRSALTLLSIMVAVATLIVVVALLMGLDRNIQDQVQGYGTNTAFFSHLPTGPHFGRLSKEERMRKPLTYDDFLVVRDVCTACIHVTVSIFRNDAPNWIRYKGEEVTGLDFRGATAEFFSVYANAVIKEGRSFTEVENQHHMAYVVLGEDSAGGLFPAGGAVGKTITINGSSFEVIGTFEKPRGGLGGPDNSDRRVVIPYWTFRKIYPLAKEHGIRIEAYPGRLDVAVDQTRVALRRTRKLMYDKADDFSFQTAESAIREFHNIVGMVALAIIVIASVGMMIGGVGVMNIMLVSVTERTREIGVRKAMGARRQDIIWQFLTEAMVMAGTGGLVGILLGYAISGTIKMVVPTLPTFVPIWAVLSSFMVATSVGLFFGMYPAVKAARLDPVVALRYE; encoded by the coding sequence ATGCCGCTGCTGACCACATCGAAACGCCAGAGCCTGCGCGAGAACGTGATCATGGCGCTGGACACGCTGCGCAACAACAAGCTGCGCTCGGCGCTGACGTTGCTCAGCATCATGGTTGCGGTTGCCACCTTGATCGTCGTGGTGGCGCTGCTCATGGGCCTTGACCGGAACATCCAGGACCAGGTGCAGGGCTACGGCACCAACACCGCATTTTTTTCGCACCTTCCCACCGGGCCGCACTTTGGCCGACTTAGCAAGGAAGAGCGCATGCGCAAGCCGCTCACTTACGACGATTTTCTGGTGGTGCGCGATGTTTGTACCGCGTGCATACACGTGACGGTTTCCATTTTCAGAAACGACGCTCCCAACTGGATCCGTTACAAGGGGGAAGAGGTCACGGGCCTGGACTTCCGCGGCGCTACGGCCGAGTTCTTTTCTGTCTATGCCAACGCCGTCATCAAGGAAGGCAGGTCCTTTACCGAGGTCGAAAACCAGCACCACATGGCCTACGTCGTACTGGGTGAAGACTCGGCCGGGGGACTGTTTCCCGCCGGCGGCGCGGTGGGAAAAACGATCACCATCAATGGCTCGAGTTTCGAAGTCATCGGCACGTTCGAGAAACCAAGAGGGGGGCTGGGGGGCCCGGACAATAGCGATCGCCGGGTTGTCATTCCCTACTGGACTTTTCGAAAGATCTATCCGCTCGCCAAGGAGCACGGCATTCGCATCGAAGCTTACCCGGGCCGGCTTGATGTTGCGGTGGACCAGACGCGGGTCGCGCTGCGCCGGACGCGCAAGCTGATGTACGACAAGGCGGATGACTTCAGCTTCCAGACCGCGGAATCGGCGATCCGGGAATTCCACAACATTGTCGGCATGGTGGCGCTGGCCATCATCGTGATTGCCTCGGTGGGCATGATGATTGGCGGCGTCGGCGTCATGAACATCATGCTGGTCAGCGTCACCGAACGCACCCGCGAAATTGGCGTGCGCAAGGCCATGGGGGCCCGCCGCCAGGACATCATCTGGCAATTCCTGACCGAAGCCATGGTGATGGCTGGAACCGGCGGCCTGGTCGGCATTCTCCTCGGTTACGCCATCAGCGGGACGATCAAGATGGTGGTGCCAACTTTGCCGACGTTCGTCCCAATATGGGCCGTGCTGTCGAGCTTCATGGTTGCTACCAGCGTGGGCTTGTTTTTCGGAATGTATCCCGCGGTCAAGGCGGCGCGGCTTGATCCGGTGGTTGCGCTGCGCTACGAATAG
- a CDS encoding DUF2905 domain-containing protein, with amino-acid sequence MGELGKILIFLGILLAVFGVVLVLGGRLHLPVGRLPGDIVYRGKNTTFYFPIVTSIVISIVLSLVLYLISRFSR; translated from the coding sequence ATGGGCGAACTCGGCAAAATCCTGATCTTTTTAGGCATACTTTTGGCTGTCTTCGGCGTGGTTCTCGTCCTGGGGGGCCGCTTGCACCTGCCGGTCGGGCGGTTGCCGGGTGACATCGTCTATCGCGGCAAGAACACGACTTTCTACTTTCCCATCGTGACCTCAATCGTGATCAGCATTGTGCTGTCACTTGTCTTGTATCTGATCAGCAGGTTCAGTCGTTAA